The genomic window AATTTTGTTTTTGGTAAATTTAAGGTTTTTTTAATGTTATTCATATTTTTCTCTTTTAATATTATTTTTATTTAAATGGTTAATTTTAAAGTATGAACAAGCAATCATAATATCTTTTTTAATTTGTTTTTTTAATTTTTTTTTTGAATTAAATTTTATTTCATTTCTTATTTTTTTTAATATTATTATTTCTATTTTTTTTTTATATGTTTTAATGTTTATGTTTAATATATGTGCTTTAATATGTTTTATATTTCCTTTAAAAGTAGATTTTTTTTCGATATTTATAATTGAAAAAATATTTTTTTTTTTTATTCCTTTTATTTTTGTTATATAAACTCCATTTAATAATGATTTATTTTTATATAATAAGATATTAGCTTTTGGAAATCTTGTTTTTTTTACAATATTTAATTCATGAATTATGTTTCTATGAATACTATAATTTCTTCCAAGCATTGATTTTACTAATTTAAATTTATTTTTTTTAATATTTTTTCTTATTAAAGTACTACTTATTCTTTTATTATTTTTTTTAAATGGTTTATTTATATAAAGATTAAATAATTTTTTTTTATTTGCTTTTTTAAGATGTTTAATATTTCCTTTTTTTTTATAACCAAATTTAAAATCATTTCCTACAAATAAAAAATTTATTTTTAATTTTTTAACTAATATTTTTTTTATAAATTTTTTTGGTTTTATAGTAGAAAATTTTTTGTTAAATTTTATACATAAAATAGCATCTATTTTAAATTTTGATAAATATTTTATTTTTTCACAAAATTTATTTATACGTATTGGAGCAATATTTGGAGATAAAAATTCTAATGGTTGTGGTTCAAATAACATAATTATAATAGGTTTTTTTTTTTTTTTTTTTTTTTTTATAATTTTATTTATTAAATTTTTATGACCTAAATGAACGCCATCAAAATTACCAATAGTTAAAAAAGAACCAAAATGTTTTTTTTTTATATTATGTAAACCACGTATTATTTGCATAATATTCTCAATATGATATTATATTTTATTTATTATTATTTTATTTTTATTTTATTTTTAAAAGGGGTTTAAATTGGCTAATATAAAGTCATCTATTAAAGATTCAAAAAATTCAAAAAAACGTAGATTTTTTAATGCAAGTAATCGTTCTATGATACGTACTTATATTAAAAAAGTAAATAAAGCAATTAATTTAAAAAATAAATCTCTTGCACAATGTGAATATAAAAAAATGCAAATAATTTTGGATAAATTTTCTAATAAAGGTTTAATACATAAAAATAAAGCTGCTAGACATAAATCAATTATGTTTAAAAAAATTAACAAAATAAATATAATATAATATTTATTTTTATTAAACATTGCTTCCTTTTTTTTTGGAAGCAATATTTAATTTTTTTTTTTATTTTTTTAATTTATTAAAAAATTTTTTTACTCCATTTAAAAAATTTTTAGAAATAGGATTATTATAACCTTTAGATTTTTTTAAACTTTTTTCTAATTTTAATAATATTTTTTTTTGTTTTTTATTTAAATTAATTGGAGTTTCTATAATAATTTTACATATTAAATCTCCTTTATTATTATTTTGTATAGATCTTATTCCTTTTCCTCTTATTCTTAATAATTTTCCAGATTGTGTTTCAGAAGGTATTTTTATATTAATATATCCTTCTAATGTTGGAACTTGAATATTTCCTCCCAAAGAGGCTATAGTAAAATTGATAGGTATTTTACAATATAAGTTATTTGATTTTCTTGTAAAAATATCATGTTTTTTAATTTTTATTTGTACATATAAATCACCTGGTTGACCGTTGTTTTTTCCTATTTCTCCTTCATTGTTTAATCTTATTTTATCTCCAGTATCTATTCCTGAAGGTATTTTTATAGATAATGTTTTTGTTTTTCTTATTTTTCCTTTTCCGTTACAGGAATAACATGGATTATTTATTTTTGCTCCTTGTCCTTTGCAGATATTACAAGTTTGTTGAATTGTAAAAAAACCTTTTCTTAAATTTATTTTTCCACTTCCGTTACATGTTAAACATTTTTTTAATTTGCTTCCTTTATTTTCTCCACTACCATAACATATATTACATTTTTCTAGTTTAGGTATTTTTATTTTTTTTGTTATTCCTTTTATTGCTTCTTCTAAAGTTAATTGCATTTTGTAACATAGATCTGCTCCTCTAGTTTTTTGATTTTTTTTGTTATTTCCGAAAACATCTCCAAATATATCTCCAAATATATCACCAAAATCTGTTGTATTAGAAAATGTACTGTGAAAACCATATTCTTCATTTCCATTATACCCTTGTTCAAAAGCTTCATGCCCATATTGATCGTAAGCAGATCTTTTTTTTTTATCGGATAATATTTCATAAGCTTTTTTAACTTCTTTAAATTTATTTTCAGATTCTTTGTTTCCTTGATTTCTGTCAGGGTGAAATTTTATCGCTAATCTTTTATAAGCTTTTTTAATTTCTAGGTCATTTGCATTTTTATTTAGACCTAAAATTTGGTAATAATCTCTTTGATTCATATTATTTTCCTTAATGTAATATTAAATAC from Buchnera aphidicola (Greenidea ficicola) includes these protein-coding regions:
- the ribF gene encoding bifunctional riboflavin kinase/FAD synthetase, which codes for MQIIRGLHNIKKKHFGSFLTIGNFDGVHLGHKNLINKIIKKKKKKKKPIIIMLFEPQPLEFLSPNIAPIRINKFCEKIKYLSKFKIDAILCIKFNKKFSTIKPKKFIKKILVKKLKINFLFVGNDFKFGYKKKGNIKHLKKANKKKLFNLYINKPFKKNNKRISSTLIRKNIKKNKFKLVKSMLGRNYSIHRNIIHELNIVKKTRFPKANILLYKNKSLLNGVYITKIKGIKKKNIFSIINIEKKSTFKGNIKHIKAHILNINIKTYKKKIEIIILKKIRNEIKFNSKKKLKKQIKKDIMIACSYFKINHLNKNNIKREKYE
- the rpsT gene encoding 30S ribosomal protein S20, producing the protein MANIKSSIKDSKNSKKRRFFNASNRSMIRTYIKKVNKAINLKNKSLAQCEYKKMQIILDKFSNKGLIHKNKAARHKSIMFKKINKINII
- the dnaJ gene encoding molecular chaperone DnaJ, producing MNQRDYYQILGLNKNANDLEIKKAYKRLAIKFHPDRNQGNKESENKFKEVKKAYEILSDKKKRSAYDQYGHEAFEQGYNGNEEYGFHSTFSNTTDFGDIFGDIFGDVFGNNKKNQKTRGADLCYKMQLTLEEAIKGITKKIKIPKLEKCNICYGSGENKGSKLKKCLTCNGSGKINLRKGFFTIQQTCNICKGQGAKINNPCYSCNGKGKIRKTKTLSIKIPSGIDTGDKIRLNNEGEIGKNNGQPGDLYVQIKIKKHDIFTRKSNNLYCKIPINFTIASLGGNIQVPTLEGYINIKIPSETQSGKLLRIRGKGIRSIQNNNKGDLICKIIIETPINLNKKQKKILLKLEKSLKKSKGYNNPISKNFLNGVKKFFNKLKK